The following are encoded together in the Fimbriiglobus ruber genome:
- a CDS encoding beta strand repeat-containing protein produces MFGTDDVHLISTGATGTFASKDVNTGITVTTSGFTLTGNQAVDYTLTQPTTTASITPATLTVTGVTAGNKVYDGTTTATLNTGGATLTGTIYGSDDVHLISTGATGTFASKDVNTGIGVTTSGFALTGNQAVDYTLTQPTATASITPATLTVTGVTANDRPYDGATDATLNTGGATLTGTIYGTDDVHLTSTGATGTFASKDVNTGIGVTTSGFALTGNQAVDYTLIQSTTTASITPATLTVAGVTANNRPYDGATDATLNTGAATLTGIVFGTDDVHLVSTGATATFASKDVNTSILVTTSGFALTGNQAVDYTLTQPTTTANIAPATLTVTGVIAGNKVYDGTTDATLNTGAAGLTGTVYGADDVHLNSSAAVGTFVDKDVNTGILVTTSGFTLTGNQAVDYTLTQPTTTANISPRIISLTGVTATNKVYDATTTAILNTGSIALVGVFPGDAVTPTTNEAVGTFASKDVDTGINVTTSGFGLDGAQAGDYILTQPTTAANITPAALTVAGITASDKVYDRTPVATLNAGGASLVGVFTGDDVTLNTSGAVGAFLSVNAGSNVPVTVTGLTLSGAQAGDYTVSGTTAANITPRALSITGVRTLDKVYDGTTNDTLDASAAGLVGLLPGDSVGLITTNAVGTFAGRNVGSGIPVTTAGFALGGAQGADYTLTFPTSIASIMPRPVIVTAAPSTKVYDGTTSSTAVPTVGGTGLGAGDTAAFTEVYDNPGVGIGKQMTPSGTVNDGNGGANYTFTFVPEPSGTITPSTFTTTTVTSSAPTVAFGSPVTFAATVQAGGEAPTGQVEFFDDTTQTDLGAGVLQNTTADTAVWTLTSTSTQLTGGPHSIRAVFTPTGFQLATSSGNVSVTVTPTTTTTAVTAAADPVSAGQSATFTATVTAAAGTPTGSVLFSIDGGAPTPVALGGVTATLIVPGLSVGSHTVTSTFQATGSYLTSSGTLAPAETVSPAGTTTALAITPDTSASGSPVTLTAVVTTTTSGAAAPTGTVTFTDQTTGAVIATVPTTNGTATFHWTGVPATAQTIVAQYNGDANTTASTSTPQSTTAGSTSAGGGSSTLLLGNGTIAVGADAGGGPVVESFGANGSPQLAATLALNASFTGGVRVATGDFNGDGVADIVVGSGPGTPNEVVILDGKTGTVITTFQPFEASFTGGVFVAVGDITGDGVPDLVVTPDQTGGPVVAVYDGAKLVQGLASGQPNGQPAQIDRFFGIQDPNFRGGARAAVGDVNGDGVADIVVSAGFGGGPRIAGFDGKSVASGSADPTKLFADFFAFDSSLTNGTYVAVGDVNGDGKADIVVGGGPGGAPRVTVFSGSSLLGGTQTTIADFFAGDTSDRGGVRVAVKNLDGDADADLVVGSGTGDGSRVTAYTGQSILANPSDPTSLYDFDALPGFTGGVFVG; encoded by the coding sequence GTGTTCGGGACCGACGACGTCCACCTGATCTCGACCGGGGCAACCGGCACGTTCGCGTCCAAAGATGTGAACACCGGGATCACCGTTACTACCTCCGGGTTCACCCTCACCGGGAACCAGGCCGTGGACTACACTCTGACCCAGCCGACGACCACCGCCAGCATCACTCCGGCTACCCTCACCGTCACCGGCGTGACCGCCGGCAACAAGGTGTACGACGGGACCACGACCGCCACCCTCAACACCGGCGGGGCGACCCTGACCGGCACCATCTACGGGTCCGACGACGTCCACCTGATCTCGACTGGGGCGACCGGCACGTTCGCGTCCAAGGACGTGAACACCGGGATCGGCGTCACGACGTCCGGGTTCGCCCTGACCGGGAACCAGGCCGTGGACTATACCCTGACCCAGCCGACGGCCACCGCCAGCATCACCCCGGCCACCCTCACCGTCACCGGCGTGACCGCGAACGACCGCCCGTACGACGGCGCCACCGACGCCACCCTCAACACCGGCGGGGCGACCCTAACCGGCACCATCTACGGGACCGACGACGTCCACCTGACCTCGACCGGGGCGACCGGCACGTTCGCGTCCAAGGACGTGAACACCGGGATCGGCGTCACGACGTCCGGGTTCGCCCTGACCGGGAACCAGGCCGTTGACTACACCCTGATCCAGTCGACGACCACCGCCAGTATCACCCCGGCCACCCTCACCGTCGCCGGCGTGACCGCGAATAACCGCCCATACGACGGCGCCACCGACGCCACACTGAATACCGGGGCGGCGACCCTGACCGGTATCGTGTTCGGGACCGACGACGTCCACTTGGTCTCGACCGGAGCGACCGCCACGTTCGCGTCCAAGGATGTGAACACCAGCATCCTCGTCACGACGTCCGGGTTCGCCCTGACCGGGAACCAAGCCGTGGACTACACCCTGACCCAGCCGACGACCACCGCGAACATCGCCCCGGCCACCCTCACCGTCACCGGCGTGATCGCCGGCAACAAGGTGTACGACGGCACCACCGACGCCACCCTCAACACCGGGGCGGCGGGGCTGACCGGCACCGTCTACGGGGCCGACGACGTCCACCTCAATTCCAGCGCGGCGGTCGGGACGTTCGTTGACAAGGACGTGAACACCGGCATCCTCGTCACCACCTCCGGGTTCACCCTGACCGGGAACCAGGCCGTTGACTACACCCTGACCCAGCCGACGACCACCGCGAACATCAGCCCGCGCATCATCTCACTGACCGGCGTGACCGCGACCAACAAGGTGTATGACGCCACCACGACTGCCATCTTGAATACCGGCTCGATCGCGTTAGTCGGCGTGTTCCCGGGTGACGCCGTGACCCCGACCACCAATGAGGCAGTCGGGACGTTTGCGTCGAAGGACGTGGATACCGGGATCAACGTCACGACATCCGGTTTCGGTCTCGACGGTGCCCAGGCGGGCGATTACATCCTGACCCAGCCGACGACCGCCGCCAACATCACCCCGGCTGCTTTGACTGTCGCCGGGATCACGGCGAGCGACAAGGTGTACGACCGCACGCCGGTCGCGACTTTGAACGCTGGCGGGGCCTCACTGGTCGGCGTGTTCACCGGAGACGATGTTACCCTGAACACGAGTGGGGCAGTCGGGGCGTTCCTCTCCGTTAACGCCGGTTCAAACGTCCCCGTTACCGTCACCGGCCTGACCCTCTCGGGCGCTCAAGCCGGTGATTACACCGTTAGCGGGACGACGGCCGCAAACATCACGCCGCGGGCCCTCTCGATCACCGGTGTTCGGACCCTCGATAAGGTTTACGACGGGACGACCAACGACACCCTGGACGCGTCGGCGGCCGGTCTCGTCGGTTTGCTGCCCGGCGATTCCGTGGGCCTCATCACGACTAACGCGGTCGGCACGTTTGCGGGCCGCAACGTCGGGAGCGGGATTCCCGTGACGACGGCCGGGTTCGCCCTCGGGGGAGCCCAGGGCGCGGATTACACACTCACCTTCCCGACATCGATCGCGTCCATCATGCCCCGGCCCGTGATCGTGACGGCGGCGCCGAGCACCAAGGTCTACGACGGCACGACTTCCTCGACGGCGGTGCCGACGGTCGGCGGCACCGGCCTCGGGGCCGGCGACACGGCAGCCTTCACCGAAGTCTACGACAACCCGGGCGTCGGTATCGGTAAGCAGATGACGCCGTCCGGCACCGTTAACGACGGGAACGGCGGCGCCAACTACACGTTCACCTTCGTACCCGAGCCGAGCGGGACCATCACGCCGTCCACGTTCACGACGACGACCGTGACGAGTTCCGCCCCGACCGTCGCGTTCGGCTCGCCGGTCACGTTCGCGGCAACCGTGCAAGCGGGCGGCGAGGCTCCGACCGGGCAGGTGGAGTTCTTCGACGACACCACGCAAACCGACCTCGGCGCCGGGGTACTCCAGAACACGACCGCGGACACCGCCGTCTGGACCCTGACGTCCACGTCGACCCAGTTGACCGGCGGCCCCCATTCGATCCGCGCGGTTTTCACGCCGACCGGTTTCCAACTCGCCACGAGCAGCGGAAACGTGTCGGTCACCGTGACACCGACCACGACGACGACGGCCGTGACGGCGGCCGCCGACCCCGTGTCCGCCGGCCAGTCGGCCACTTTCACCGCGACCGTGACGGCGGCCGCCGGTACTCCGACCGGGTCCGTCTTGTTCTCGATCGACGGGGGCGCGCCGACGCCCGTCGCCTTGGGCGGCGTGACGGCGACCCTCATTGTCCCCGGTCTATCGGTCGGGTCGCACACGGTCACGTCGACCTTCCAGGCGACCGGCAGTTACCTGACCAGTTCCGGCACGCTCGCGCCGGCCGAAACGGTCTCGCCCGCCGGCACCACGACAGCACTCGCGATCACCCCGGATACGTCGGCTTCGGGGTCACCGGTGACCCTGACGGCCGTGGTGACGACCACCACTTCCGGGGCGGCGGCCCCGACCGGCACCGTGACGTTCACGGACCAGACCACCGGCGCCGTGATCGCCACGGTGCCGACGACGAACGGGACGGCGACCTTCCACTGGACCGGCGTCCCGGCGACCGCCCAGACGATCGTCGCCCAGTACAACGGGGACGCGAACACGACCGCGTCGACGTCGACCCCGCAATCGACAACGGCCGGGTCGACGTCGGCTGGCGGGGGTTCGTCGACCCTCTTGCTCGGTAACGGCACGATCGCCGTCGGGGCCGACGCCGGCGGCGGGCCGGTGGTGGAATCGTTCGGGGCCAACGGGTCGCCGCAACTCGCGGCCACGCTCGCCCTCAACGCCTCGTTCACCGGTGGCGTCCGGGTTGCGACCGGGGACTTCAACGGTGACGGGGTGGCGGACATCGTGGTCGGGTCCGGGCCGGGAACGCCGAACGAGGTCGTCATCCTGGACGGTAAGACGGGGACCGTGATCACCACCTTCCAGCCGTTCGAGGCGTCGTTCACCGGCGGCGTATTTGTGGCCGTCGGGGACATCACCGGCGACGGCGTCCCGGACCTGGTCGTCACCCCCGACCAAACCGGCGGGCCGGTCGTGGCCGTGTACGACGGGGCCAAACTCGTCCAGGGACTGGCGTCCGGTCAACCCAACGGCCAACCGGCCCAGATCGACCGGTTCTTCGGCATCCAGGATCCGAACTTCCGGGGTGGAGCCCGGGCGGCCGTCGGCGACGTGAACGGCGACGGGGTGGCCGACATCGTCGTGTCGGCCGGGTTCGGCGGCGGGCCGCGGATCGCCGGGTTCGACGGCAAGTCGGTCGCTTCCGGTTCAGCCGACCCGACCAAACTGTTCGCCGACTTCTTCGCGTTCGACTCATCGCTCACGAACGGGACGTACGTGGCGGTCGGCGACGTGAACGGGGACGGAAAGGCGGACATCGTCGTCGGTGGCGGTCCCGGCGGTGCCCCCCGGGTTACGGTGTTCAGTGGGAGTTCCTTGCTCGGCGGCACGCAGACGACGATCGCCGACTTCTTCGCCGGCGACACAAGCGATCGAGGCGGGGTACGCGTCGCGGTCAAGAATCTGGACGGCGACGCGGACGCCGACCTCGTGGTCGGGTCCGGCACGGGCGACGGTAGCCGGGTGACGGCGTACACCGGTCAGAGCATCCTGGCCAACCCGTCCGACCCGACCTCGCTGTACGACTTCGACGCGCTGCCCGGATTCACCGGCGGCGTCTTCGTGGGGTAA
- a CDS encoding YDG domain-containing protein — MPATYNWNGSNALSISLATGESLAIVNTGSTSPAYKFTLSGGTDTWTATGNTADGGASAAVLSFNTNADLASSLAIDNNSAAAGANNVTFTSGTISSGAITVNTTTTGTTSIVTDAAAANLTAPAGGTVTLNNGAGAVTFSGTLNGGYNLVDNATGLTTFGAIVGGTTPLASISVVGATTYAAAATALSTTGNQTYATSAGAVTLKFGTVFTGSTVTFDGKISGAFNWTVNGNATFSVAVGGTAMLALTVNGTSTIDSTVQTINFLTFNGPVILGGGSGAITSPIITFGSTVDDGSAGVNALALTGNATFAGAVGSGAVAGTGAPKSLSVSGTTAVTGTSVGITTTAGQTYSGAVTLGANTTLTGTAIAFSSTVDDATAGKHALTLTNTGKATFTGVVGGAASLGSLSVSGASVVNTTGITTTGNQTYSGAVTVGAPTTLTTGGLVTFQKAVNDTAAGTDTLTVAGNATFAGVVGGTAPLSGLSVSGTSGINAAGVSTTGNQTYTGAVSIGASTTLTAGLVTFGTTVDDATAGTDTLAVAGNATFGGVVGGATPLGSLSVSGTSGINAAGVSTTGNQTYTGAVTVGTSTSLSTGTLTAGAIASTGGVTINDSGAGSIAGPISGSGATLVKTGAGTLTLTGANSYTGATTVSAGALLADNTTGSATGTNTVTVASGATLGGTGTVTGAVVVSGTVAPGGTALLNTGNLSFATPGSQAFSAEVNGTSPGSGYDQVTVTGTVNLTGSTLNLTTGAGLSPVVGTQFVLIANNGTSAVTGTFSGYPEGSAIVVGALTFTISYIGGDGNDVVLTLTRIATTTAVSAASPSTTVAYGTAVTFTATVTAASGTAAPTGSVTFYDNGNSLGTATTAATIGNGFATYTYTTTATQLQVNGGAAHDISAVFTAGPGFGNSTSSGAGDESETITPDPLTVTGVTAANRQYDGGTDAPLNTGAAGLAGTVYGTDDVHLDSSAAVGTFASKDVNTGITVTTSGFALAGAQAGDYVILTQPTATAKITPATLTVVGVTAANRQYDGGTDALLNTGSAGLGGTVYGSDDVHLDSSAAVGTFASKDVNTGITVTTTGFALAGAQAAAGDYVLLTQPTLTANISPVALVITAVTNAKFFDNTTSAAAVPTITSGTIQPGDTADFIETYDTPAVGTGKTLTPSGTVVDGDGGNDYTYTFVSVNTGVIENAVVTTTSVATSRQTVTYGTGFTLTAVVTSASGTPTGSVTFYDDSTGASLGTGTLLSSGDGQSTWTYTTTPTQLDVIAGSNHAIRAVFSPTGSYGSSAGTLSNGETVAPLALTVTGVTAFGKVYDDNVAATLDTTGAALDGVLGTDDARLVSTGVVGSFVSKDVNNGIGVTTAGFALTGTQAGDYTLTQPTASANITPATLTIAGVAAANKVYDGATTAPLTGTPTLVGLYAGDAVTPVSTGAVGTFANKDVNTGILVAITGFTLTGAQAGDYVVAPLTTSANITPATLTVTGVTASDRQYDGLTDVTLNTGSAVLNGTVFGTDDVHLAAGGAAGAFASKDVNTGILVTTSGFALTGNQASDYTVTQPTTTASITPAPLTVTGVTANNKVYDGGTAATLGTARAELVGTVYGSDVVIPNSTVAVGAFASKDVNTGITVTASGFALAGAQAGDYVILTQPTTTANITPATLTVTGVTAGNKVYDGTTTATVNTGGAALSGAIYGSDDVHLAAGGAVGAFASKDVNTGILVTTSGFALTGNQASDYTVTQPTTTASITPATLTVTGATANNRSYDGATDATLNTGGATLTGTIYGSDDVHLAVGGAVGAFTSKDVNAGIAVTTSGFALTGNQAVDYTLTQPTTTANITPATLAVTSVTAGNKVYDGTTTATVNTSGATLTGTIYGSDDVHLAVGGAVGAFTSKDVNAGITVTTSGFALTGNQAVDYTLTQPTATASITPATLTVTGVTAGNKVYDGTTTATLNTGAVALAGAVFGTDDVHLISTGATGTFASKDVNTGIGVTTSGFALIGNQAVDYTLIQPTTTASIAPATLTVTGVTANDRPYDGATDATLNAGRRPWPAPCSGPTTST, encoded by the coding sequence GTGCCGGCTACGTACAACTGGAACGGGTCGAACGCGCTTTCGATCTCGTTAGCCACGGGTGAGAGCCTGGCCATCGTCAACACGGGGTCGACGAGCCCGGCCTACAAGTTCACGCTCTCCGGCGGCACCGACACCTGGACCGCGACCGGTAATACCGCCGACGGCGGGGCCTCGGCCGCCGTTCTCTCGTTCAACACGAACGCCGACCTTGCCAGCTCGCTCGCAATCGACAACAACTCGGCGGCGGCTGGTGCGAACAACGTCACGTTTACCTCGGGCACCATTTCCTCGGGCGCCATCACTGTCAACACCACGACGACGGGAACGACCAGCATCGTCACGGACGCCGCGGCGGCCAATCTGACGGCGCCCGCCGGCGGCACGGTGACGCTCAACAATGGTGCTGGCGCCGTCACCTTTTCCGGCACCCTCAACGGCGGCTACAACCTGGTCGATAACGCGACCGGTTTGACCACGTTTGGTGCGATCGTCGGCGGCACGACACCGCTCGCGAGCATTTCCGTCGTGGGTGCCACGACGTACGCCGCGGCCGCCACCGCCCTCTCGACCACCGGCAACCAGACCTACGCCACAAGCGCCGGGGCCGTAACACTGAAGTTCGGCACCGTCTTTACCGGCTCGACCGTCACGTTCGACGGGAAAATTTCCGGTGCGTTTAATTGGACTGTGAACGGCAACGCCACGTTTTCGGTAGCGGTTGGCGGTACCGCGATGCTCGCCTTGACGGTGAACGGGACGTCCACGATCGACTCGACGGTGCAGACCATCAACTTCTTGACGTTCAACGGTCCCGTCATACTCGGGGGTGGGAGCGGCGCCATTACGTCTCCCATTATCACTTTTGGTAGCACCGTGGACGACGGCTCGGCGGGTGTGAACGCGCTGGCCTTGACGGGCAACGCGACGTTCGCCGGTGCGGTCGGCTCCGGCGCGGTCGCCGGCACCGGTGCTCCGAAAAGTCTCTCGGTATCCGGGACGACGGCGGTCACCGGTACCAGTGTGGGGATTACGACGACGGCAGGCCAGACGTACTCCGGCGCCGTTACGCTTGGGGCCAATACGACGTTGACCGGGACGGCCATCGCGTTTTCAAGCACCGTGGACGATGCGACAGCCGGCAAGCACGCGCTTACGTTGACGAATACGGGCAAAGCAACGTTCACTGGCGTGGTCGGTGGCGCCGCTTCTTTGGGTAGCCTGTCGGTATCCGGAGCGAGTGTGGTTAACACGACCGGCATCACGACGACCGGCAACCAGACGTATAGTGGGGCCGTCACCGTCGGGGCGCCCACGACTCTGACGACGGGCGGTCTGGTAACGTTCCAAAAGGCCGTGAATGACACGGCGGCCGGCACCGACACGCTGACCGTGGCGGGCAACGCGACGTTCGCCGGGGTGGTCGGCGGGACCGCCCCTCTGAGCGGCCTGTCCGTGTCCGGGACGAGCGGGATTAACGCGGCCGGCGTCTCGACGACCGGCAACCAGACGTACACCGGGGCCGTCAGTATCGGAGCGTCCACGACTTTGACGGCTGGGCTGGTCACGTTCGGAACCACCGTAGATGACGCGACGGCCGGTACGGACACGCTAGCCGTGGCGGGCAACGCGACGTTCGGCGGGGTGGTCGGTGGCGCCACTCCCCTGGGCAGCCTGTCCGTGTCCGGGACGAGCGGGATTAACGCGGCCGGCGTCTCGACGACCGGAAACCAGACCTACACCGGGGCCGTCACCGTCGGGACGAGTACGAGTCTCTCGACCGGGACGCTGACCGCCGGCGCGATTGCGAGCACCGGCGGGGTGACGATTAATGACAGCGGGGCCGGTAGTATCGCCGGACCCATTTCCGGATCCGGCGCGACGCTCGTCAAAACCGGAGCCGGCACACTGACCTTGACCGGGGCGAACAGCTACACCGGGGCGACCACCGTGTCCGCCGGGGCGTTGCTGGCCGACAACACGACCGGGTCGGCGACCGGGACGAACACGGTGACGGTGGCGAGCGGGGCGACCCTTGGCGGGACCGGGACGGTCACCGGCGCCGTCGTCGTCAGCGGCACCGTGGCGCCGGGCGGCACGGCTTTGCTTAACACCGGAAACCTGTCGTTTGCGACTCCGGGGTCGCAAGCCTTCTCGGCCGAAGTGAACGGCACTTCGCCCGGTTCCGGGTACGACCAGGTCACCGTGACCGGGACGGTCAACCTCACCGGCTCGACCTTGAACCTGACGACGGGGGCGGGGCTCTCGCCCGTGGTCGGCACACAGTTCGTCCTGATCGCGAACAACGGCACCAGCGCGGTCACGGGAACCTTCTCCGGTTACCCGGAGGGGAGCGCGATCGTCGTCGGTGCCCTGACGTTCACGATCAGCTACATCGGCGGGGACGGGAACGATGTGGTCCTAACGCTTACCCGAATCGCCACAACGACGGCAGTGAGCGCGGCCAGCCCGAGTACCACGGTGGCCTACGGGACGGCCGTTACGTTCACCGCGACGGTGACCGCGGCCAGCGGAACTGCCGCCCCCACCGGCAGCGTCACGTTCTACGACAACGGCAACAGCCTGGGGACCGCGACCACCGCAGCGACGATCGGGAACGGGTTCGCCACCTACACGTACACCACTACCGCCACCCAACTCCAGGTGAACGGCGGGGCCGCCCACGACATCTCGGCCGTCTTTACTGCTGGCCCCGGCTTCGGCAACAGCACGAGTTCGGGCGCCGGCGACGAGTCGGAAACGATCACCCCGGACCCGCTGACGGTCACCGGCGTGACCGCGGCCAACCGCCAATACGACGGCGGGACCGACGCCCCCCTGAACACCGGGGCGGCGGGGTTGGCCGGCACCGTCTACGGGACCGACGATGTCCACCTCGATTCCAGCGCGGCGGTCGGGACGTTCGCGTCCAAGGACGTGAACACCGGGATCACCGTCACGACGTCCGGATTCGCTCTCGCGGGAGCTCAGGCCGGGGATTACGTAATCCTGACCCAGCCGACGGCCACAGCGAAGATCACCCCGGCCACCCTCACGGTCGTCGGCGTGACCGCGGCCAACCGCCAATACGACGGCGGGACCGATGCCCTCCTGAACACCGGGTCGGCGGGGCTGGGCGGCACCGTCTACGGGTCCGACGATGTCCACCTCGATTCCAGCGCGGCGGTCGGGACGTTCGCGTCCAAGGACGTGAACACCGGGATCACCGTCACGACAACCGGATTCGCCCTCGCGGGAGCCCAGGCCGCGGCCGGGGATTACGTCCTCCTGACCCAGCCCACTCTCACCGCGAACATCAGTCCTGTCGCGTTGGTCATCACGGCCGTCACCAACGCCAAGTTCTTCGACAACACAACCTCGGCCGCCGCCGTCCCGACGATCACGTCGGGGACCATTCAGCCAGGCGATACGGCCGACTTCATCGAGACGTACGACACCCCGGCCGTCGGGACCGGCAAGACCCTAACGCCCTCCGGTACGGTCGTCGACGGCGACGGCGGCAACGATTACACGTACACGTTTGTTTCGGTTAACACCGGCGTCATCGAGAACGCCGTCGTCACGACGACGTCGGTCGCCACGTCCCGGCAAACCGTGACGTACGGGACCGGCTTCACGTTGACCGCCGTCGTTACGTCGGCGAGTGGGACGCCGACGGGAAGCGTGACGTTCTACGACGACAGCACCGGGGCCTCTCTGGGCACCGGCACCCTACTCTCTTCGGGCGACGGCCAATCGACGTGGACTTACACCACGACGCCGACCCAGCTGGATGTCATCGCGGGCTCAAACCACGCGATCCGCGCGGTCTTCTCGCCGACGGGTTCGTACGGTTCCAGCGCGGGAACGCTCTCCAACGGCGAAACCGTCGCCCCGCTTGCTCTCACGGTCACGGGAGTAACCGCGTTCGGCAAAGTGTACGACGATAATGTTGCCGCGACCCTGGATACTACTGGCGCGGCGTTGGACGGTGTGCTGGGTACGGACGACGCGCGATTGGTGTCGACCGGGGTTGTCGGGAGTTTTGTCAGCAAAGACGTGAATAACGGGATTGGTGTCACTACCGCCGGGTTTGCCCTGACCGGAACCCAGGCCGGGGATTACACTCTGACCCAGCCGACGGCCTCGGCCAACATTACCCCGGCCACCCTGACGATCGCCGGCGTGGCCGCTGCCAACAAGGTGTACGACGGGGCCACTACCGCCCCGTTGACCGGGACGCCGACCCTGGTCGGCTTGTACGCCGGGGATGCCGTCACACCTGTGTCGACCGGGGCGGTCGGGACGTTCGCGAACAAAGATGTGAACACAGGCATCCTCGTCGCGATCACCGGGTTTACCCTTACCGGGGCTCAGGCCGGGGATTACGTGGTAGCCCCGCTGACGACCTCGGCCAACATTACTCCGGCCACCCTGACCGTCACCGGGGTGACCGCGTCCGACCGCCAGTACGACGGCCTGACCGATGTCACCCTGAACACCGGGTCGGCGGTGTTGAACGGCACCGTCTTTGGGACCGACGATGTCCACCTCGCGGCCGGCGGTGCGGCCGGGGCGTTCGCGTCCAAGGACGTGAACACCGGCATTCTCGTCACGACATCCGGGTTCGCCCTCACCGGCAACCAGGCGAGCGACTACACGGTGACCCAGCCGACGACCACCGCCAGCATCACCCCGGCTCCCCTCACCGTCACCGGCGTGACCGCCAACAATAAGGTGTACGACGGAGGGACCGCCGCCACCCTGGGCACCGCGCGGGCGGAATTGGTTGGGACCGTCTACGGGTCCGACGTCGTGATACCCAATTCCACCGTCGCGGTCGGGGCGTTCGCGAGCAAGGACGTGAACACCGGGATCACCGTCACGGCGTCCGGGTTCGCCTTGGCGGGGGCCCAGGCCGGGGATTACGTAATTCTGACCCAGCCAACGACCACCGCGAACATCACTCCGGCCACCCTCACCGTTACTGGGGTGACCGCGGGCAACAAGGTGTACGACGGGACTACGACCGCCACCGTGAACACCGGCGGGGCGGCCCTGAGCGGCGCTATCTACGGGTCCGACGACGTCCACCTCGCGGCCGGCGGGGCGGTCGGGGCGTTCGCGAGCAAGGACGTGAACACCGGCATCCTCGTCACGACATCCGGGTTCGCCCTCACCGGCAACCAGGCGAGCGACTACACGGTGACCCAGCCGACGACCACCGCGAGCATCACCCCGGCCACCCTCACCGTCACCGGGGCGACCGCCAACAACCGCTCGTACGACGGCGCCACCGACGCCACCCTCAACACCGGCGGGGCGACCCTGACCGGCACCATCTACGGGTCCGACGACGTCCACCTCGCGGTCGGCGGGGCGGTCGGGGCGTTCACATCCAAAGACGTGAACGCAGGGATCGCCGTCACGACGTCCGGGTTCGCCCTGACCGGGAACCAGGCCGTGGACTACACTCTAACCCAGCCGACGACCACCGCGAATATCACGCCGGCCACCCTCGCCGTCACCAGCGTGACCGCCGGCAACAAGGTATACGACGGGACCACGACTGCCACCGTGAACACCAGCGGGGCGACCCTGACCGGCACCATCTACGGGTCCGACGACGTCCACCTCGCGGTCGGCGGGGCGGTCGGGGCGTTCACATCCAAAGACGTGAACGCAGGGATCACTGTCACGACGTCCGGGTTCGCCCTGACCGGGAACCAGGCCGTGGACTACACCCTGACCCAGCCGACGGCCACCGCCAGCATCACCCCGGCTACCCTCACCGTCACCGGCGTGACCGCCGGCAACAAGGTGTACGACGGGACCACGACCGCCACCCTCAACACCGGGGCGGTGGCTCTGGCCGGCGCCGTGTTCGGGACCGACGATGTCCACCTGATCTCGACCGGGGCGACCGGCACGTTCGCGTCCAAGGACGTGAACACCGGGATCGGCGTCACGACGTCCGGGTTCGCCCTGATCGGGAACCAGGCCGTGGACTACACCCTGATCCAGCCGACGACCACCGCCAGCATTGCCCCGGCCACCCTCACCGTCACCGGCGTGACCGCGAACGACCGCCCGTACGACGGTGCCACCGACGCCACCCTGAACGCCGGGCGGCGGCCCTGGCCGGCACCGTGTTCGGGACCGACGACGTCCACCTGA
- a CDS encoding IS5 family transposase (programmed frameshift), translating to MPDALWEQLEPILLADAPPKPTGLPRAPWRPILNGIMFRLRSGCQWNHLPDQFGDDSTIHRWCRRGVFAKLWAVLVDHCGELGGVHWDWQSADGRLGKKPGSGGKKVGPNPTDRAKPGTKQSVVVDRDGGPLGVVIAAANVNDHLLLKDTLDAIVVDRPGPTADRPQHLCLDAWYDNAASREVAAKYQYVPHIRPSRESVPPPRHRAAKPRRWVVERTLAWLSKCRAVLIRYDVHGHNYLGLIQLACAMLWYRRLHRLKSRKRVLR from the exons ATTCCAGACGCCCTGTGGGAACAACTCGAACCGATCCTGTTGGCGGATGCCCCGCCGAAGCCGACCGGCCTTCCCCGGGCGCCGTGGCGGCCGATCCTGAACGGCATCATGTTCCGCCTCCGGAGCGGGTGCCAGTGGAATCACCTGCCCGACCAGTTCGGGGATGACAGCACCATTCACCGGTGGTGCCGGCGGGGCGTGTTCGCCAAACTGTGGGCCGTGCTGGTCGACCACTGCGGCGAGTTGGGCGGTGTCCACTGGGACTGGCAGAGCGCCGACGGGCGACTGGGGAA AAAGCCCGGTTCGGGGGGAAAAAAGGTGGGCCCGAATCCGACCGATCGGGCCAAGCCGGGGACCAAGCAGAGCGTCGTCGTCGACCGGGACGGGGGACCGTTGGGGGTGGTGATTGCGGCCGCCAACGTCAACGACCACCTGCTCCTGAAGGATACCCTCGATGCCATCGTGGTCGACCGGCCGGGCCCGACCGCGGACCGACCGCAACACCTGTGTCTGGACGCCTGGTATGACAACGCGGCCAGCCGGGAGGTCGCCGCCAAGTACCAGTACGTCCCCCACATCCGCCCGTCCCGGGAGTCGGTTCCGCCGCCCCGCCATCGGGCTGCCAAGCCACGGCGGTGGGTGGTCGAGCGGACCCTGGCATGGTTGTCGAAGTGCCGGGCCGTGCTGATTCGGTACGACGTCCACGGCCACAACTACCTCGGATTGATTCAACTCGCGTGTGCCATGCTGTGGTACCGTAGGCTTCATCGATTAAAGAGCCGAAAGCGGGTTTTAAGATAG